The genomic window CAGTGAAAGCCCAGATCAGCACGTTCACATCACCGATCAGATCGGCTTCAACATCGGCGCGGCGGGGCAACCGCCGAAATGCCGCAACTCGCTGCATTCCCATACCACCGCCGAGGTGTTCTTTGTCCTCAAGGGACGTTGGCGGTTCTTCTGGGGCCGCTATGGCACAGCGGGCGAATTCGTGGCCGAAGAAGGCGATATTTTCAACATCCCCACCGGCATTTTTCGCGGATTTGAAAACATCGGCACCGACTATGGCATGATCATGGCTGTGTTGGGCGGCGACGACGCGGGCGGCGGCGTGACCTGGGCCCCGCAGGTGATCGAAGACGCCAAGGACCATGGGCTTGTGTTGGGGGATAACGGTGCGCTTTACGACTCCAAGAAGGGTCAAAGCCTGCCGGATGGTGTGAAACCCATGCCACTTCTGACCGAAGAAGAGCTGAAGGCCTTCCCCGAAGTGCCGGTCGAAAATGTCGTGCGCGACTATGTCGCCCGGTATTGGGACTTGATGGCGCTGGCGGGCAAGAAACCCGCGAAAGTCATCGGCGAGGATGGGCTTTTGCGCGACAAACCGGGGTTCGAGGTTGAGTTCCTGACCCGCGTCTCGATCCCCGACGAAATGCACAGCCACGACAAACCCACGGTTCTGATGCCCATGCGTGGTCATTGGAAACTGCGGTATGAGGGCGGGGAAACCGTGCTGAACCCCGGCGACACCTGTCTGATCAATCCGGGCGAGTCCCATGCGCTTGCGCCGTCCATGACAGGCGAGGCGAGCCTTTATCGTGTCCGCACGACTGATGATCCGGCGGGCCTGACCTGGTCTGGCAAATAAGAAACTGTGAGGAGCCCATTATGACACGTATCAAAACAACCCATGTGGGCTCCTTGCCGCGCAGTCAGAAGGTGGTGGATTTCATCTTCGCCCGTGAGAACGGCACCGCCTATGACCCCGACGCGTTCGATGCCTGCATGACGCAGGCCGTGTCCGACACCGTGCGCAAACAGGTGGCGGCGGGGATTGACATCGTATCGGACGGTGAGACGTCGAAGATCTCTTACGCCACCTATGTCAAGGACCGCTATACCGGGTTTGACGGCGACAGCCCGCGCAATGCGCCGGCCGACCTGAAAATGTTTCCGGGCTTCCTGAAACGGCTGGCCGATGATGGCGGCACCCCACAATATGCACGCCCCATGTGCGTGGGTGAGGTGAAATCAAAAGGTCAGGGCGAGCTTGAAAAGGACATCGCGAACCTGAAAGCCGCGATGGACGAACATGGG from Aliiroseovarius sediminilitoris includes these protein-coding regions:
- a CDS encoding cupin domain-containing protein → MSNIQDRIVRYGELQPCKTAFIDAHTPGSDQKENFTIIGGGVSESPDQHVHITDQIGFNIGAAGQPPKCRNSLHSHTTAEVFFVLKGRWRFFWGRYGTAGEFVAEEGDIFNIPTGIFRGFENIGTDYGMIMAVLGGDDAGGGVTWAPQVIEDAKDHGLVLGDNGALYDSKKGQSLPDGVKPMPLLTEEELKAFPEVPVENVVRDYVARYWDLMALAGKKPAKVIGEDGLLRDKPGFEVEFLTRVSIPDEMHSHDKPTVLMPMRGHWKLRYEGGETVLNPGDTCLINPGESHALAPSMTGEASLYRVRTTDDPAGLTWSGK